The following coding sequences lie in one Cyanobacterium sp. Dongsha4 genomic window:
- a CDS encoding CatB-related O-acetyltransferase — MTYPNPEQTYPLTNYNRLCFLKNIIKNPNIIVGDFTYYDDFENPLNFEKNVLYHFDFIGDKLIIGKFCAIASNVRFIMNGANHPLNNFTTYPFAIFGNGWEEKMSVEATSKGDIIIGNDVWLGYNATIMPGVKIGDGAIVATNSVVTRDIPAYHIVGGNPAQIIRKRFDDDIISFLLKLKWWDWSLEKLTKYIPVLCSNNLQELKKIVEE, encoded by the coding sequence ATGACTTATCCGAATCCAGAGCAAACATATCCTTTAACTAACTATAATCGTCTTTGTTTCTTAAAAAATATCATCAAAAATCCGAATATAATTGTCGGTGATTTTACTTACTATGATGATTTTGAAAATCCTTTAAATTTTGAAAAAAACGTATTGTATCACTTTGATTTTATTGGTGATAAATTAATTATCGGTAAATTTTGTGCTATTGCTAGTAATGTTAGATTTATTATGAACGGTGCAAATCATCCTTTAAATAATTTTACTACCTATCCTTTCGCTATTTTCGGTAATGGATGGGAAGAAAAAATGTCTGTGGAAGCAACATCAAAAGGGGATATTATCATTGGAAATGATGTGTGGCTAGGTTACAATGCAACAATTATGCCTGGTGTTAAAATCGGGGATGGTGCTATTGTGGCTACTAATTCTGTGGTGACAAGAGATATTCCTGCTTATCATATTGTTGGCGGTAATCCTGCTCAAATTATTAGAAAACGTTTTGATGATGACATAATTAGTTTTTTATTAAAGTTAAAATGGTGGGATTGGTCTTTGGAAAAACTTACAAAATATATCCCTGTATTGTGTAGCAATAATCTTCAAGAACTCAAAAAAATTGTTGAGGAATAA
- a CDS encoding PAS domain S-box protein, giving the protein MNHETHINSIIIDYCPFLISPETSFVDVLKKLLMGHDFLIVANNSFPLGYISPHIIIKIVAENINLYSLRAKNFCQSFPYISIDNLPDIFTIANNLYLNKYQLYGCLNEHGVLKGIITPKSICQYFNTEYVYQKISVNEIIKPNLTTVHPHQSLTHIIKILNEDLSNDGLIIEGDSRCDIFSYRTILQAILEPDWKVKKVEDLEPEDLSCFISTEKISIISNLIINDSLLLVSNNFQGKSSNYTCDLVDNLSSEDVKNFSCGVCSRLFLVTSKQLLKVLTPSWQFQYLKRKQQEIDTVKTAFKIEQKQVEQEKILSQLSYRIRKSLQLDTILHSTVNEVRQFLDCDRVIVYQLYPDGDGVIIAESVVEGVMSIYGRVVQDHCFAKDFIQPYINGRIQAVDDVFQGNLSPCHLDLLLGIQIRANLVVPIIYHDGLWGLLAAQNCCQPRHWLEEEIILLQKLGSQVAIAIQQSEYAQKALEIAKYQTAIASLGNTALLNNDIQTLIDDTVEIVSDTLKVEYCDILELQANQASFLVKAGKGWSSEWIGSAQVGSSPRWMPGYTLKVMQPVVTDDLLVETRFSPSPFLHNTGILSGATVNIGGEDNYFGVMGVYSKVSRKFTKVEINFLQTLANVLATAIDKNKTQMQLDYFFNLSLDMFCITGVDGSFKRINSSFLTTLGYEEKEIIKGNILSFIHPDDLDITKAELEKLSRGFKSVNFENRWLTKDGQYRWLAWKSLPYEEGLIYAVARDITLAKQAESQLRSLNEELEIRVRDRTEELEQTTTRLRTFVQTAGTILVVLNQEYRIVEWNEEAEKIFGWQRDSVLGEDYLLLFVAPSNREDLKDIFNQTLNQGQVQRNLETKILTADGNERTLLWNINRFTDNHGQGIGIIACGQDIEEVRLAQLRWKLSEERFRSIFNQAAVGIVQVSLPGKLVLANDKFIQLLGFDRNDLVDVDFHSLIHPDDVSATLTDLSHLLNANQATFEREVRIRCNSNSHDCFLWINLNMSVVWVAVEPSYFIAVINDISDRKKAEESLQESEARLNSVLSSLQDVVWSMSLPDLKLRYINPACQILYGHSPADILANRGILLEMVIPEYRQEVESTWKNIMENYHLGVLQNQKEMNWEIEYKIQLSNGLHRWIRERSHIVYDQYGRAVSIDGISTDVTERHEAEEKLFKSLQEKEILLKEIHHRVKNNLYVISGLLNLQSSYIEDEQVRSLFDDSQNRIQTMAVIHEQLYQSDDLSQINFADYINRLVSNLFLSYNHYHTGIKPVTYLQECRLNIETAIPAGLLINELVTNAFKHAFPKGEGEVTINLIAKEKDIELEVKDNGIGLPDNLNIEQTNSLGLRLVRLLAQQLDAEIVVESEKNQGSCFRLCFKP; this is encoded by the coding sequence ATGAATCATGAAACTCATATAAATAGTATCATTATTGATTATTGTCCTTTTCTCATTTCTCCTGAGACTTCTTTTGTTGATGTCTTAAAAAAGTTGTTAATGGGTCATGATTTTTTAATTGTTGCTAACAACTCATTTCCTCTCGGTTATATTTCTCCTCATATAATTATTAAAATTGTGGCAGAGAATATTAATCTTTATTCTCTGAGGGCTAAAAATTTTTGTCAATCTTTTCCTTATATTTCTATTGATAATCTTCCTGATATTTTTACTATTGCGAATAACCTTTACTTGAATAAATATCAACTTTATGGATGTTTAAATGAGCATGGTGTTTTAAAGGGAATTATTACTCCTAAGAGTATATGTCAATATTTTAATACCGAATATGTTTATCAAAAAATTTCTGTTAATGAAATTATAAAGCCCAATTTAACCACTGTTCATCCTCATCAATCATTAACTCATATAATCAAGATTTTAAATGAAGATTTATCTAACGATGGACTTATTATAGAGGGGGATTCAAGGTGTGATATTTTCAGTTATCGTACTATTTTACAAGCTATTTTAGAGCCTGATTGGAAAGTTAAAAAAGTTGAAGATTTAGAGCCAGAAGATTTATCTTGTTTTATTAGTACTGAAAAAATAAGCATTATTAGTAACTTAATTATCAATGATTCTCTCTTATTAGTAAGTAATAATTTCCAAGGAAAATCAAGTAATTATACTTGTGATTTAGTTGATAATTTATCATCAGAAGATGTTAAAAATTTTTCTTGTGGAGTTTGTAGTCGTCTTTTTTTAGTAACTTCTAAACAGTTATTAAAAGTGTTAACTCCTTCTTGGCAATTTCAATATTTAAAACGGAAACAACAGGAAATAGATACTGTCAAAACTGCTTTTAAAATAGAACAAAAACAGGTTGAGCAGGAAAAAATTCTTTCCCAACTTAGTTATCGTATTCGTAAATCTCTACAATTAGACACTATTTTACATAGTACTGTTAATGAGGTTAGACAATTTTTAGATTGCGATCGCGTCATAGTTTATCAACTTTATCCTGATGGGGATGGAGTAATTATTGCGGAGTCTGTGGTAGAAGGAGTAATGTCTATTTATGGAAGAGTAGTACAAGATCACTGTTTTGCTAAGGATTTTATTCAACCCTATATCAATGGTAGAATTCAGGCGGTTGATGATGTTTTTCAGGGAAATTTGTCTCCTTGTCACCTAGATTTGCTCTTAGGCATTCAAATACGGGCGAATTTAGTTGTACCAATTATCTATCATGATGGTTTATGGGGTTTATTAGCGGCTCAAAATTGTTGCCAACCTCGGCACTGGCTAGAAGAAGAAATTATTTTATTGCAAAAATTGGGTTCTCAAGTAGCTATTGCTATTCAACAGTCAGAATATGCCCAAAAAGCCCTAGAAATTGCTAAATATCAAACTGCGATCGCATCTTTGGGTAATACGGCTTTACTGAATAATGATATTCAAACCCTGATTGATGACACGGTAGAAATTGTGAGCGATACCTTGAAGGTGGAATATTGCGATATTTTGGAATTACAAGCTAATCAAGCCTCATTTTTAGTCAAAGCAGGAAAAGGATGGTCATCGGAATGGATTGGTAGCGCCCAAGTAGGTTCATCTCCCCGTTGGATGCCGGGCTATACTCTGAAGGTAATGCAACCAGTCGTTACAGATGATTTATTAGTGGAAACTCGTTTTAGTCCATCCCCATTTTTACACAATACAGGAATTTTAAGCGGTGCAACGGTGAATATTGGTGGAGAGGATAATTATTTTGGAGTGATGGGAGTTTATAGTAAGGTATCTCGTAAATTTACCAAGGTGGAAATCAATTTTTTACAAACTCTTGCTAATGTTTTAGCTACTGCTATTGATAAGAATAAGACTCAAATGCAGTTAGATTACTTTTTTAATCTTTCTTTAGATATGTTTTGTATTACGGGAGTTGATGGTTCTTTTAAACGGATTAATTCTAGTTTTTTAACCACATTAGGCTATGAAGAGAAAGAAATTATTAAAGGTAATATCCTATCTTTTATTCATCCTGATGATTTAGATATTACTAAAGCAGAATTAGAAAAATTAAGTAGGGGTTTTAAAAGTGTTAATTTTGAAAATCGTTGGTTAACTAAAGACGGGCAGTATCGTTGGTTAGCATGGAAAAGTTTACCCTATGAAGAAGGCTTAATTTATGCAGTAGCTAGAGATATAACCCTTGCAAAACAAGCAGAATCTCAACTTCGTAGTCTTAATGAAGAATTAGAAATTAGAGTTAGGGATCGCACGGAAGAATTAGAACAAACTACAACAAGATTAAGGACTTTTGTTCAAACTGCGGGGACAATTTTAGTGGTCTTAAATCAAGAATATCGTATTGTGGAATGGAATGAAGAAGCGGAAAAAATATTTGGATGGCAAAGAGACTCTGTTTTAGGGGAAGATTATTTATTACTTTTTGTAGCACCCAGTAATCGGGAAGACTTAAAAGATATATTCAATCAAACCCTAAATCAAGGGCAAGTGCAAAGAAATTTGGAAACTAAAATACTAACAGCCGATGGTAATGAAAGAACATTATTATGGAATATTAATCGTTTTACAGATAATCATGGGCAAGGTATTGGTATTATTGCCTGTGGGCAAGACATCGAAGAGGTAAGACTGGCACAACTGAGATGGAAATTAAGTGAGGAAAGATTCCGCAGTATTTTCAATCAGGCCGCCGTTGGTATTGTGCAGGTTAGTTTACCTGGTAAATTAGTCTTAGCTAATGATAAGTTTATCCAACTATTAGGATTCGATCGCAACGATTTAGTGGATGTGGATTTTCATTCTTTGATTCATCCCGATGATGTTTCTGCTACCCTCACAGATTTATCCCATCTTTTAAATGCTAATCAAGCCACCTTTGAAAGAGAAGTGCGTATTCGTTGCAACAGTAACAGTCATGATTGTTTTCTCTGGATTAACTTAAATATGTCAGTGGTGTGGGTTGCCGTTGAACCATCTTACTTTATTGCTGTAATCAATGATATTAGCGATCGCAAAAAAGCAGAGGAATCCCTACAGGAAAGCGAAGCCCGTTTAAACAGTGTGTTAAGTTCACTGCAAGATGTAGTTTGGTCAATGTCTTTACCAGACTTAAAACTGAGATATATTAACCCTGCTTGTCAGATACTATATGGGCATTCTCCTGCAGACATATTAGCAAATCGGGGGATTCTCTTAGAAATGGTTATACCCGAATATCGTCAGGAAGTAGAGTCAACATGGAAAAATATTATGGAAAACTATCATCTCGGAGTCTTACAAAATCAAAAAGAGATGAATTGGGAAATCGAGTATAAAATTCAATTATCAAATGGACTTCATCGTTGGATAAGAGAACGATCGCACATTGTGTATGACCAATATGGTAGAGCAGTAAGCATTGATGGTATTTCCACCGATGTCACAGAAAGACATGAGGCTGAAGAAAAACTGTTTAAATCCTTACAAGAAAAAGAAATTCTCCTCAAAGAAATTCACCATCGAGTTAAAAATAATCTTTACGTCATTTCAGGTTTATTAAACCTACAATCTAGCTATATAGAAGATGAACAAGTGCGAAGTTTATTCGATGATAGCCAAAACCGTATTCAAACTATGGCAGTTATCCATGAGCAATTATATCAATCTGATGACTTATCACAAATCAACTTTGCCGACTATATCAATCGTCTTGTTTCCAATCTTTTCCTTTCCTACAACCACTATCATACAGGTATTAAACCCGTCACCTATTTACAAGAATGTCGTCTAAATATTGAAACAGCTATCCCCGCAGGATTATTAATCAATGAGTTAGTAACCAATGCTTTTAAACACGCTTTTCCCAAAGGAGAAGGGGAAGTAACCATTAACTTAATTGCCAAAGAAAAAGACATTGAATTAGAAGTCAAAGATAATGGTATTGGTTTACCCGATAACCTAAATATAGAACAGACAAACTCATTAGGTTTACGCCTTGTCAGACTTTTAGCCCAACAATTAGATGCAGAAATAGTAGTTGAAAGCGAAAAAAATCAGGGTAGTTGTTTCCGTCTCTGCTTCAAACCCTAA
- a CDS encoding DUF2854 domain-containing protein, translating to MLRKIPLALVGLTVGSILTVMGFIAYGTGNSTLNLAGFFYGIPLLLGGLALKAAELKPIPFLKETTPEVLALRKEKATATQNQLRLDVTRYRYGQEAHLDEALQRLGLSPTDDERPILTKIQEDKINDHYALILYFDSPLIKLETWQEKQEKITKFFGPGIDAKISLAGENEIELALITNS from the coding sequence ATGTTGCGAAAAATTCCCTTAGCATTAGTTGGTTTAACGGTTGGTTCAATTCTCACTGTCATGGGTTTTATTGCTTATGGCACGGGAAACTCTACCCTTAATTTAGCTGGTTTTTTCTATGGTATTCCCCTTTTGTTGGGAGGATTAGCATTAAAAGCCGCCGAATTAAAACCGATTCCCTTCCTGAAAGAGACTACCCCTGAAGTTTTAGCTTTAAGAAAAGAAAAAGCCACTGCCACTCAAAATCAGTTAAGATTAGATGTTACTCGTTATCGTTATGGACAAGAAGCCCATTTAGATGAAGCCTTACAACGTTTAGGTTTAAGTCCCACCGATGATGAAAGACCTATTTTAACAAAAATTCAAGAAGATAAAATCAATGATCATTATGCTTTGATTTTGTATTTTGATTCACCTTTAATTAAACTAGAAACTTGGCAAGAAAAACAGGAAAAAATCACGAAATTTTTTGGACCCGGAATTGATGCAAAAATTTCCTTAGCAGGAGAAAATGAAATTGAATTAGCCTTAATCACAAATTCATAG
- the surE gene encoding 5'/3'-nucleotidase SurE, whose amino-acid sequence MFIITNDDGINAEGIKALKEIITEDKVIIAPDRALSGCGHQVTTKDGITVTETKPQEYAISGTPADCVRLGISKIFPSATWVLSGINAGGNLGSDIHISGTVAAVREAAIHGLSAIAISHVIKYPQPINWDIAKKLSKKVLRELLNKELPKGCFWNVNLPPLDSVSNPDIVFCSPSVDPLPLNFKQEGNQYFYRGEYWQRKRAIDTDVDVCFSGNIAVSLISINGSPTLDMINYS is encoded by the coding sequence ATGTTTATTATCACTAACGATGACGGCATTAACGCTGAAGGAATTAAGGCTTTAAAAGAAATTATTACTGAAGATAAGGTAATTATAGCACCCGATCGCGCTTTATCTGGTTGTGGACATCAGGTGACGACAAAAGACGGAATTACCGTCACAGAAACAAAACCTCAAGAATATGCTATTAGTGGTACACCTGCCGATTGTGTTAGGCTCGGTATCAGTAAGATTTTCCCCTCCGCCACATGGGTGCTTTCTGGAATCAATGCAGGAGGAAATTTAGGGAGTGATATTCATATTTCTGGCACTGTCGCCGCCGTCAGAGAAGCCGCTATTCATGGTTTAAGTGCGATCGCAATTTCCCATGTTATTAAATATCCTCAACCCATTAATTGGGATATTGCCAAAAAATTAAGCAAAAAAGTGCTAAGGGAATTATTAAATAAAGAGTTACCTAAAGGTTGCTTTTGGAATGTAAATTTACCCCCCCTTGATTCTGTGTCCAATCCAGATATAGTATTTTGTAGTCCTAGTGTTGATCCCTTACCTTTAAACTTCAAACAAGAAGGAAATCAATATTTTTATCGAGGAGAATATTGGCAAAGAAAAAGAGCTATAGACACAGATGTAGATGTTTGTTTTTCAGGTAATATCGCCGTCAGTTTAATCAGCATTAATGGCTCTCCTACTTTGGATATGATAAATTATTCCTGA
- a CDS encoding geranylgeranyl reductase family protein, whose product MYDCIVVGAGPAGATSAYHLAKKGYSVLILEKASLPRYKPCGGGVSPLIQSWFDFDLSPAISLKSHTVYCTWEHKDAIAVDLGNNPIWMVRRDIFDYFLVTQAVKQGATLKDTTEVKGVEFASNGWIVKTENESFKGRYLIGADGAKGSMAKWLGFGKQKKSVVGALELEIPAQKVENKETYLEFGLVQHGYAWNFPKADGYSIGAGGFAKNRKAQSFHKIIENYTGLFNLNAKDGCEHGHPLALWNGVQKLHTENAVLAGESACVVDPFTAEGIRPSIYSGLKASEAVANALAGEVNALAKYSDIMAEEWGKEMLWAQRLASIFYRFPRLSYQLGVKHPSGGKTMMKIFAGEKTYSQVAQRGIKLLTRG is encoded by the coding sequence ATGTATGATTGTATAGTTGTTGGTGCTGGTCCTGCAGGGGCTACTTCTGCTTATCATTTAGCAAAAAAAGGATATTCCGTATTGATTCTGGAAAAGGCTAGTTTACCTCGTTATAAGCCTTGTGGGGGGGGAGTTTCTCCTTTGATTCAATCATGGTTTGATTTTGATTTATCTCCTGCTATTTCTCTTAAAAGTCATACCGTTTATTGTACTTGGGAGCATAAAGATGCGATCGCAGTTGATTTAGGAAATAACCCCATTTGGATGGTAAGAAGAGATATTTTTGACTATTTTTTGGTAACACAAGCAGTTAAACAAGGAGCAACCCTAAAAGATACAACGGAAGTAAAAGGGGTTGAATTTGCTAGTAATGGTTGGATAGTGAAAACCGAAAATGAGTCATTTAAAGGACGTTATCTCATTGGTGCAGATGGGGCAAAAGGCTCAATGGCTAAATGGTTAGGCTTTGGAAAGCAGAAAAAATCTGTAGTGGGTGCATTGGAGTTAGAAATTCCTGCACAGAAGGTAGAGAATAAAGAAACCTATTTAGAATTTGGCTTAGTACAACATGGCTATGCTTGGAATTTTCCCAAAGCTGATGGTTATTCTATTGGTGCTGGAGGTTTTGCTAAAAATAGAAAAGCTCAAAGTTTTCACAAAATTATCGAAAATTATACAGGTTTGTTCAATCTTAATGCTAAAGATGGTTGCGAACATGGACACCCCCTTGCTCTTTGGAATGGAGTACAAAAATTACATACGGAAAATGCCGTTTTAGCAGGGGAATCAGCTTGTGTAGTTGATCCTTTCACTGCCGAGGGAATCCGCCCTTCTATCTATAGCGGTTTAAAGGCATCTGAAGCGGTGGCTAATGCTTTAGCAGGAGAGGTAAATGCTTTAGCAAAATATAGTGACATTATGGCTGAAGAATGGGGAAAAGAGATGTTATGGGCGCAAAGATTGGCTTCTATTTTTTATCGTTTTCCTCGTCTTAGTTACCAATTAGGGGTTAAACATCCTTCTGGGGGAAAAACTATGATGAAAATATTTGCAGGGGAAAAAACTTATTCTCAGGTGGCGCAAAGGGGGATTAAATTATTAACTAGGGGTTAA
- a CDS encoding dihydrolipoamide acetyltransferase family protein — protein MIYDIFMPALSSTMTEGKIVSWEKQPGDKVEKGETVVVVESDKADMDVESFYSGYLATILVPAGSQAPVGDAIAYIAETEAEIEEAKKKASKAQGGNNVTSTPATTPEVKKEVATAPQPVATTANTETTPSNTSESNGRIIASPRAKKLAKEFKVDLATIKGSGVNGRITAEDVEKSVGKAPSVTASTPSLPTITSSTPPQITPTPALGNAAPINNLVGETVPFNTLQQAVVRNMVASLHVPTFQVSYDITTDALDGLYRKIKTKGVTMTALLAKAVAVTLQKHPVMSATYTEGGIKYNDSINIAVAVAMPDGGLITPVIKNAAQIDIYSLARSWKDLVDRARAKQLQPDEYSTGTFTLSNLGMFGVSSFTAILPPGQGSILAIGGTRPAVVASKDGLFGVKNQMTVTITCDHRIIYGADAASFLKDLANLIENDPHSLTL, from the coding sequence ATGATTTACGATATATTTATGCCAGCCCTCAGTTCTACGATGACAGAAGGGAAGATAGTTTCATGGGAAAAACAACCCGGCGATAAAGTTGAAAAAGGAGAAACTGTTGTTGTCGTTGAATCCGACAAGGCTGATATGGATGTAGAATCTTTCTACTCTGGTTATTTAGCTACTATTCTTGTCCCTGCTGGTTCTCAAGCCCCCGTAGGAGATGCGATCGCATATATTGCTGAAACCGAAGCAGAAATCGAAGAAGCCAAGAAAAAAGCAAGTAAAGCACAAGGGGGAAATAATGTCACTTCAACCCCTGCAACTACTCCTGAAGTCAAAAAAGAGGTAGCAACTGCCCCTCAACCTGTGGCAACAACTGCTAACACAGAAACCACTCCCTCAAATACCTCTGAAAGTAACGGTAGAATTATCGCCTCCCCCAGAGCGAAAAAATTAGCCAAAGAATTTAAAGTTGATTTAGCCACTATTAAGGGTAGCGGTGTCAACGGTAGAATTACCGCCGAAGATGTAGAAAAATCAGTCGGAAAAGCACCTAGCGTAACCGCATCTACTCCTTCATTGCCTACTATTACCTCCTCTACACCTCCTCAAATTACTCCCACTCCTGCCCTCGGTAATGCCGCTCCTATTAATAACTTAGTAGGGGAAACCGTACCCTTTAACACCTTACAACAAGCAGTTGTTCGTAATATGGTGGCTAGTTTACACGTTCCGACTTTCCAAGTTAGCTATGATATTACCACTGATGCTTTAGATGGTTTATATCGTAAGATCAAAACTAAAGGCGTTACTATGACTGCATTATTAGCCAAAGCTGTTGCAGTTACCCTACAAAAACATCCCGTCATGAGTGCTACTTATACAGAAGGTGGCATTAAATACAACGACTCTATCAACATCGCTGTTGCTGTTGCTATGCCCGATGGCGGTTTAATTACCCCTGTGATTAAAAATGCGGCTCAAATAGATATTTATTCCCTTGCCCGTAGCTGGAAAGATTTAGTAGATCGTGCTAGAGCAAAACAACTACAACCTGATGAGTACAGTACAGGTACATTTACCCTTTCTAATTTAGGGATGTTTGGTGTAAGTAGCTTTACCGCTATTTTACCTCCCGGACAAGGTTCAATATTAGCTATTGGTGGTACTCGCCCTGCCGTAGTAGCTAGTAAAGACGGTTTATTTGGGGTTAAAAATCAAATGACAGTTACTATCACCTGTGATCACCGTATCATCTATGGTGCAGATGCGGCATCATTCCTCAAAGATTTAGCTAATTTAATTGAAAATGATCCCCATTCTTTGACATTGTAG
- a CDS encoding DUF2949 domain-containing protein, with product MPTITYTRFIKFLQDEINLSQDSIAMAQKTVDQNLGLMPVVLWQYGLVDLDQLNKIYEWLETA from the coding sequence ATGCCTACTATTACTTACACACGTTTTATTAAATTTTTGCAAGATGAAATAAATTTATCTCAAGATTCCATTGCTATGGCTCAAAAAACAGTAGATCAAAATTTGGGACTTATGCCCGTAGTGCTATGGCAATATGGATTAGTGGATTTAGATCAACTCAATAAAATCTATGAATGGTTAGAAACCGCCTAA
- a CDS encoding DUF192 domain-containing protein — translation MVNFPKVLSYPLAISLCFFISSCDTGENSLSQAQNEENISTLSIADVSSSQNLPVNAILSINDQQIELEVAQTPEQQQLGLMFRTDLPADRGMLFPFEPPMIVNFWMKNVFISLDMLFIRDGVVQNIAHNVPPCTKEPCPLYNSEVEIDQVIELAGGRAKELNIQKGDRISVEFLSSENSVQK, via the coding sequence ATGGTTAATTTTCCTAAAGTCTTATCTTATCCTTTAGCTATTTCTCTTTGTTTTTTCATCTCTAGTTGTGATACGGGAGAAAATTCTTTATCTCAAGCACAAAATGAGGAAAATATATCAACTCTTTCCATCGCCGATGTTTCCTCATCCCAAAATCTTCCCGTTAATGCCATTTTATCCATCAATGATCAACAAATAGAGTTGGAAGTGGCACAAACTCCCGAACAACAACAGTTAGGCTTAATGTTTCGCACAGACTTACCTGCTGATAGGGGAATGCTTTTTCCTTTTGAGCCGCCAATGATTGTCAATTTTTGGATGAAAAATGTTTTTATCTCTTTAGATATGCTATTTATCCGAGATGGAGTTGTGCAAAATATCGCTCATAATGTCCCCCCTTGTACGAAAGAGCCTTGTCCTTTATATAACTCTGAGGTAGAAATTGATCAAGTGATAGAGTTAGCTGGAGGAAGAGCAAAAGAATTAAATATACAAAAAGGCGATCGCATCTCAGTGGAATTTTTATCTTCAGAAAACTCTGTTCAAAAATAA
- a CDS encoding DUF1822 family protein, with the protein MSLDLFTAFNSEDLWLKFSDKEYDIAMEKAKKFASLAEQHQALINFLASNCLIKWLNMTYGDLISQVNFEFEEKELFSIWQFVNGTPLIINNLSRRLIILPEECEDFSEFNIPQEWLDIPQFRGDYFLPVQVNLETGWLRFYGFTTYEYIKKYSYYNSYFSYYILPENFLEDDLNLLFLFEKYQLFNHAEYQALPQFSSAEKGQFMEQLNNIDASSVRHHLNFVHWAALFADKSCRLSLYKKYQPISLGSWLEHNFYEAYSQGWQNLTDLVDSLNFITSPPSVSSNGIVMRSGNVNLEYIYQINDEKQLKVAAQKLSVLPTNSVHKNQVLQALNYIMSRSHDDETRWHAAEGIWRLEPNNPNAGLWCGKRLNLGVEMGDLSLALVIGVLPKSNSQNSIFFRLYPTNNHLLPANLKVQIMDEETKVFKQLTSREDDRILQYKFWGNKGEFFWIQINYHSTQLSEAFII; encoded by the coding sequence ATGTCTTTAGACCTATTTACTGCTTTTAATTCTGAAGATTTGTGGCTGAAATTTTCTGATAAAGAATATGATATAGCCATGGAAAAAGCCAAAAAATTTGCATCTTTAGCGGAGCAACATCAGGCTTTAATCAATTTTCTTGCTAGTAATTGTCTGATTAAATGGTTAAACATGACCTACGGTGATTTGATCAGTCAAGTTAATTTCGAGTTTGAGGAAAAAGAATTATTTAGTATCTGGCAATTTGTTAATGGAACACCTCTGATTATTAATAATTTATCTCGTCGTTTAATTATATTGCCTGAAGAATGTGAAGATTTTAGCGAATTTAATATCCCTCAAGAATGGTTAGATATTCCTCAATTTAGAGGGGATTATTTTTTGCCAGTACAAGTTAATTTGGAGACTGGTTGGTTAAGATTTTATGGTTTTACAACCTATGAATATATAAAAAAATATAGTTATTACAATAGTTATTTTTCTTACTATATTTTGCCTGAAAATTTTTTAGAGGATGATCTTAACTTACTATTTCTTTTTGAGAAATATCAATTATTTAATCACGCTGAATATCAAGCTCTACCACAATTTTCCAGTGCGGAAAAAGGGCAGTTTATGGAACAATTGAATAATATTGATGCTTCAAGCGTTCGTCATCATTTGAATTTTGTCCACTGGGCGGCTTTATTTGCAGATAAATCTTGTCGTTTATCTCTTTATAAAAAATATCAACCAATTAGTTTGGGATCTTGGTTAGAGCATAATTTTTATGAGGCTTATAGTCAAGGATGGCAAAATTTGACTGATTTGGTGGATAGCTTAAATTTTATTACTTCTCCTCCTTCTGTTAGTAGTAACGGGATTGTAATGCGTTCTGGTAATGTCAATTTAGAATATATCTATCAAATAAATGATGAGAAGCAGTTGAAGGTTGCGGCACAAAAATTAAGTGTTTTACCTACTAATAGTGTGCATAAAAATCAAGTTTTACAGGCTCTGAATTATATTATGAGTCGCTCCCACGATGATGAAACAAGATGGCACGCCGCCGAAGGGATTTGGCGTTTAGAACCGAATAACCCTAATGCGGGTTTATGGTGTGGAAAACGTTTAAATTTGGGTGTGGAAATGGGGGATTTATCTTTGGCTTTAGTGATAGGAGTATTGCCAAAATCTAACAGTCAAAATAGTATCTTTTTCCGTCTTTATCCTACTAATAATCATTTATTACCTGCTAATTTGAAAGTACAAATTATGGATGAGGAGACTAAGGTGTTTAAACAATTAACTTCCAGAGAAGACGATCGCATCTTACAATATAAATTCTGGGGTAATAAGGGAGAGTTTTTCTGGATACAAATTAATTATCACTCTACCCAACTTAGTGAAGCCTTTATTATTTAA